The Labeo rohita strain BAU-BD-2019 chromosome 22, IGBB_LRoh.1.0, whole genome shotgun sequence genomic sequence GCTCGCGGCGAAGCAGCTGTGTCAGCTCCCGAGGGAATTGACGGCCCGCACTCTCGCTGCGCACGCTTCGTTCCCGGAGGGctctcttcgaggagggagcTCTCGTGAACTTCCCCGCGGCTCGGGTCCCGCTTTTGCCGAGGCAGAGAGGCGACTGCGGCCGTGGGGATCGCAGCATAGATCTGTGaacgggttagagacgggtccgccctTTCTCCttagatctagcgctctctctcGGGGCTCGGAAGCCCGCGCTACGGTTCTTCCCCCTCTGAGTGAGAGCTTGTGCTGCTGCGGCTATCTTTCTCCGAGGAGATTGATGCTGTCCGCATATGAGCTGACTGCATATTAGATTGCTTGTTTCTACCTGCCCTCgcttctaaataaataaataaataaataaataacaggaaCGGGGATTCAAGTGatttatgtgtggtttgttcgGGAGTTGAGCATGTACAGTCCGCCCTTGAGGGGGCGGGctgtgttcattcataaatgttcattcaaaaaacaaataaacgaaaacaaaatacatgcattttgaatattTAGCTCTTCTCCCATTGTCATTTAATTCTGAGGAATTAAATTTACTGCACTCTCACCCTGTACTAACCTTATTGACATTTTGTCAGTATTAGCTCATTCTGAGCTTGGGCGGTTCGGCATCGAGATGTCGTCCTCACCCATATGAAAGAACTGGGGTTGTGACTGAACGcagagaaaagtgtgctttctccattacagagaaccacttatctaggcatGGTGTGGGAttgaccacgatgcaggcatgtCTTtttcctgctcggatcgagtcatCCTCGCGGCAGTCAAAAGAGTGAAAGTAGGCACTCACTGTGAAGCAGTTTcataactgctgggtctgatggcagctgtgtccaacgtgataccttttgggttgctgtacatgagacccctgcagtggtgtctcaagaccaagggggtctccccgaggggaaacctgctttgcatgatcaaagtcacgcggcgatgcctacgtgccttggacatgtggaggagaccttggttcttgtctcagggcccggtgttgggagctccttgtcgccgcgtaatgctagcgacggatgcgtccctcaccggttggggaatggtcatgagtggccaacccgcccgcggtctgtggagcggtCACCATCCAGCTTGGCACTTCagctgcctggagatgctggccgtgtttcagATACTAAGATACAACACTTTCACCCGGACCTATGAGGCAGTACGTATAAGGAGAATCCTGATTCCTATGGTTCAGGACCTCTGAGGGCAGGCCCTTCTGGGGAAGAGCGTGGTCCACCGCATTCTTCGGTGCCCGTCTCTCCTCAGTGCCCTCGGGAGATCAGCCTGCCAACCCTGCCAGTGTTCCAGGGCGCAGCGGTCTCCAGCGAGCCCACACCTCAGTCTTCCGCCTGGATACGTAGCGGAGCtggggagctcgccaccccTGCGGGGGTCTCCACAGCAGCTAGTTCGGCTGTCTCCTGCCGGTCATCCGTTACAGGACACCGAACTAGCAGCTCAAAcaacaccagaggccagtctcgagagactggttcccttagtagattatttggcagcgtggaaactactgccaaatgtgtctgcatgggtcctgcgcACTGTAGAGCGAGGTTATCGCATCCAATTCGGCGCTCCGCCACCTTTCAACAGGGTCTTCCCCACTGTGGTgagccccgagcagggtctggtaatggaacaggaagtagGAACTCCTGTTAAGGAAGGAGGCCAttgaggtggtccctcctcaagacagggagtccgggttctacagccggtacttcattgttccgaagaaggatgggggcctgcgtcccattttagatctgaGACTACTGAATCTTTCAGTTATGAGgttgaagttcaaaatgctgACTGTCAATCAAGCGttgtcacaaatcaggtccgaggactggtttgtgatgatagatctaaaagacgcTTACTTCcacgtctccatccttcctcaactcaggaagttcctgaggtttgctttcaggggcgaagcataccaatatcgggttcttcctttcggcctagcactctccccccgcactttcacgaagtgtgtggatgctgctctgGCTCCGCTGCGACTCCGGGGCATCCACATACTCAACTTCATCGACAATTGGTTGATTTTTGGCTCAATCGGAGCACATGGCGGTTCAACATCGAGATGTTGTTCTCGCTCATATGAAAgagctggggttgagactgaacgccaagaagagtgtgctgtctccattacagagaaccacttatctaggcgttgtgtgggattcgaccacgatgcaggcacgtttgtcacctgctcggatcgagtcgatcctcactgcagtcacgagagtgaaagaaggccagtcactcactgtaaagcagttccagtgactgctgggtctgatggcagctgcgtccaacgtgataccttttggcctgctgtacatgagacccctacagtggtggctcaggaccaaggggttctccccgaggggaaacccattccacatgatcaaggtcacgcggcaatgcctacgtgccttagacatgtggaagaagccttggttcctgtctcagggcccggtgttagGAGCTCCTTGTCACCGCGTAATGCTAGCGACGGATGCGTCTCTCACCAGTTAGGGTgtggtcatgagtggccaccccgcccgcggtctgtggagcggtcgccatctcacttggcacatcaactgcctggagatgctggccgtgtttcgtgcattgaaacactttctcccggacctaaTAGGCTGCCATGTGTTGGTTTGCATCGacaacacagcggtggtctattacatcaaccaccagggaggtctgcgttcgcgccccttatacaagctggcgcaccagatccttgtgtggtcccaggacaaactcctctcactGAGAGCAGTTCatgttcctgggcatctcaatatgggagcagacatcctgttgaggcaggggccgaggcccggggaatggatgcttcaccccgaggtggtgaagcagatttggagagtgtttggccaggctcaggtggacctcttGCAAAAAAGCGCAATGTCCCCACTGGTTCTCTCTGACTCATCCAGCTCCACTGGGGCTGaatgccatggtacagacgtggctGAGGCTTCGTCTGTATGCTTTTCCCtcgatcgctctgctcccgggagttctggaAAGAGTGCACCGGGACGGGGTCCGTCTTCTTTTAGTAGCCCCGTTCTGGCCGGCCCGAGCTTGGTTCTCGGACCGGATCGGAGTTTTGGAAGTTatgggtgtggcccctgagggggcacacctcgtagcttccggtctctcaaccgaggttgttgtgaccatcctccaatccagagctccctctacgaggaaactgtatgccctgaagtggaagcttttcacttcatggtgtggagaccaccagcaagacccagttaactgcccggttggtacagtgctggagtttctgcaggatcggttctctgcagggttagcccactccaccttgaaggtctacgtggcggctATTGCGGCCTACCACACCCTTCTGGGTGGCTCCTCAGTGGGTAGGAACCCCCTGGTTACAGGTTTCCTCCACGGTgcgctgaggctgaggcctctgACCAGGTGTAGCTTTGATGTGTGGTGATTTGGTTGCTATTCCGTAACTTTGAGTCCTCTGTTCCCCCCTCTAtttgggggtcaaggctcactcCTCTCGAAGTATGGCCTTCTCGTCAGGAGTACCCTCTCTGACATTTCAATGCTGTGGGTTGTTCCATGCCACTCACTTTCATGAGATTCTCTGTCTCATTTATGCCACTCTGGGCTCCTTTTTTCTCTCGTCCTAGCTGTGCTCAGTGATAcacactaggcagggatttgAAAGTCTGGCAGCGTGGGCAtatcgttcccctagcgttcttggacgcagctcgagttcccgaaggggaacgtcccaggttacgtatgtaaccatggttcccctgcagcgcttgcttctctatttagaagctgccggctgcatgCACCGCACGTGCTTTTGAGCTCtctggtctctacgtcaccccgcctgtgacgtctcgcttctccattggactgtaTGCACACATGTTTCAGAGTgtggtcacgctggaggcgttcccctagcgttcttggatgcagcgtctcgttccctcggggaaccatggttacatacgtaacctgggatgTTTTATACCATACATCCTTTTGCATGCATTTTGGTTTTATGGCTCATTTTTCATTGATGCTTAAGCTATTTAAAACTTAACTGGAATTGTATTTTATAGTTCAaagataaaattatttaaatggtgATAAATGAGCCAAGAATTTGTTTGGGGTTGTTCCACcccagtttgtttgtttgtttgtttattagcatttaattcatcatttttttattagaccatttttgttttaattgttgttgttgtttacttgCTTTGTAGAATACTTGCACAGCAACTACATCCTGGGCCATGGAGAGAGTATGGACGTGATGATCTCAGCGTAAGCAGTTTTCTTGTTGCCATTACTAAATTCCATTTCAGATATTcaaccacattttttttatttttgaataattaaaaccatgtttatttcaatttaactCAACAGGGTGCTCCAAGGCAGAGTTGTTCAAATAATTGTGGAGTGTTTATGTTGATGGTAGGAAGGATTGTGTTTgataacaataagaaatgtttaatttcttGGTAGCTTTGTCAGACACAAAAGCTTTAGATATTGATGCAatcaacaaacatttaattaaagtttattactattgttcatgtctgtttttacgtaacttaatgttaattttacagtatGCACTCTTTGTCGTAATGGGAGGTCACTTTGATTTTGCTGAGGTGAGCTATCAAAACTAATAATTTGGGAAAAGTTTCTCAAAGGGTGATTGTGATTTACATTAAGCATATTTTCCAGTCTGACATGGCTGCAGTAAGGAGATGGTGGTGCTTGCTTCTGTTAACAAATTATCCTGTGAAGTAAGTGTATTTGCAAGTATTTCCTATAAATAAAGCATGTTTATTAGTAGTTGTGTGCAAATTCTGTAGTATACTTAtgtatactatactatatatatatatatatatatatatatatatatatttatatttatatatatataaaacacaatttgcttttatatatatatatatatcatttaagATCGGCTGCTGAAAGACTGCTACTCAGAAAAAGGCAGAAAACAATGAACACAGGTAAAAACTTTTAACTAAAattggtttggaacaactaatcTGACAACTcatgataaaatgtaaaagtttccTTTTCACATAATTATTCAATGATTGATGCATTGGTGTGaatatatttcttctttttctttctttcttttaaggAGAATTGGAAATGGAACCTGACTACATTAGTAAGGTGGGATTTTCCCTATGTCCTATATTTacctgttttattattatatttaaaaaaaaaacatgttaaatgtatactttgtgtagtattttatattaactaatattacttaaaaaaaaaataataataataatttcttcaaCAGATGCCACCTGAGATGCTAAGGAATATCCTGCTGGATGTAGTCAATGAGGATGGAGATGTGGCTATCCTCAGACTGTCTCTGACTTGTCGGGTTTTCCATGATGTCGTTTGTGAGCCATCATTTAGGAAAAAGGCTCATTTTGCCTGGCTtgacagtaagttttttttattttattttttttatttttttacaagtaGACAGGTTTCCTTTATACACTacacactattttttttaaactgcaaatGCATTAAGCTTTGCaccttttaataatttaaatctcTTTCTTACAATAGGTGTTGTCAACTGGAGTGCATACTCCAGTGACCACAAGGAGATGTATCGGGTGCCATATAAATTGATGCAATGCCTTTGGTGTggggacttctttaaagacttcCCGCCAGGCTACGTTGGAAATGGAAAGAAGGGAATCCTTCGTGGGTTTTACGCAGTGAATGACTGCTTCATCAGTGACGGCAATCATTATAGCCCCAAGGACAACTAGTTTGTTGTgctgatattttaatataaaagtgaGTGACAACTGCTTGACTGCTGTGATCGGTTTGTATATTGAGcctaatgtttaattattaatgttttaatgttgatCCCCCCATATATGTTCATGCCCTGCTGACACTGGGATCACTGTAGAAAAATGTGTACTGGTATTTCAAGTTTTttacattacttattttattgtaactttGGAATTAAAATGACATTGAGACAATTACTTGACTCATTTTTGCTTCCACTCAACAATAAATATGACCTGAATAAAATGGcttcattttaatgttgtatATACGCTCGCTGAAAATAATACTTGACAAAGATATTATGCTTTTAATCcattaaatttaagtttaaaagcTCTAAAGTTATGCAATTTAAAACGTTAtagttttaacattttgcatcGGTGTAGAAAGCATCACAACTTAAGCATCAGATTTGTGTAAATATTATCCATTAAtaattacttattaatattCTTCACTACTAATACACAGGTTAGAATGTCATCACAATACTATATTGAGCGAGCGTTTCCCTTTAAACCAGCGCATGCGTATTATATTCAGGACCAGTTCCTTTTACGATAAGCCCTGATGTTTACGATATCTGGCTCCGCCTTTTACAAGAAACAgaaagcacaaaagaaaaagaaactcaACTAGGCGTATTTAATTCGCCAGAGGAACATAAAATGATTTTCGGCTATTTTATACTCACTTTGTGTGTTTTGCTCGTTGACGGTAAGTcgtttttgtagttttaaaaCTTTGTTTACTGCGATGCATTTCATTTCAGTGTGCCTTTCTTATATGTTATTAATCGCCGTTTTAAATAATTCAGATCGATCTAGTGTTTTTTCATAACATGAAGAGGCctgggttttttatttttatttttcatgtataTCGTGGAagctgtttattttgtttagttctcCTGGTTTGGAGCGGTAGGAAATGTCGCACGCTTTATGCTGTAGCAGGGGCGGatctacaaaataatttttagggtggcatggggtctatgaggggtggcaacaccaaagAAAGCCCCCATGTGtagtttttggggatttatagtctgacatacacagttgtgttcacaaatattgtattaccattaagtaatcatctatattgtttaaaatgaaaaataaataacatttcaatgtCCATCATTGCACCAagttaataaacaatataaaaaaaacttaaacaggttattcagtaaatgtttcttaacATGTATCACATACAATCCTATTATATTACtacttagatggtataaatcacgttttagtgcaagtttatgttaatgtcgatgatttaatgttaatttcctaacattagaaataaatattataatatcaaagcactgaaactggatcagttttggaaacaatgtttgattttctgttattaacagagATGGAAATGTCTGTAATCACCCACAACACACTATCAACCATATAATCTAGCAACAtgccagcaactgcatagcaagagcttagcaaccacccaaataTCCTAGCAACTAACTAGCAACACTTCACCAAACATCTAACTGACCAAACTATATGCTTTTAAAGGAATTAATTTGCAACTCAATGTCTATTacacaacataaattaaattacagatttctaattcagcaattaacttttgggaaaaatatttttattttactactgtaaagtaatctttcagcagatgaaaagcactagaaaagttcaaataacgaagaactgtatatgaacttggtatgcaccacaatacagtacagtaaaaaaaaaataaaaaaaaataaaaataaactaaaaattaaattcagcatCCTCTACACATTTGGCTAAATTTCATTAGAATATACAGTACTATTTGGTCTCCTGACACAAGACTATATCTCTAGGtagtcatttctcagttctgcaaaaatgcagtaggctacacataaaaaaaatggttacaaataaaatttgacagtcaCACTTCTGAAGGTGTACAATATGTACTAaagtttactgtacatataaaatAGTAACATTTCCATCATATAACGTACTGGTACTGTgctataattatactgtataataagTGTAAGTATAACACCTATGTAAATGATTCGTTaatttctctcctctctccgttgttggatgcagagattctgattggtgtgtcatcagttttgctacttaatgtttaacttacttattgtcaaactttttgagaaatgtgtctttgtttatagcactgaatgaatggtttgggGATATAAACCAACTAACATCAGTTACATTGTCTTAACAATCGAGAAAATTGCAATACGACCAGATGCTTACCTAACTCTGCTATTAGTTTCTGTGATCggcatcttcttattgatttcatgctaTTATTGTTTCGTCGGATACGACAAAAAGGCCTATATCCATGATGAACTTGGAGGGGGCGGTCAGAGAATCGGATCACCAAACAATTGCGCGATCTCAGACATATCCGGACGGGATTAGATTTCTCAGAGGACTTCTAAGTTAGCCGAGAAGCACTAATTAtctgattcacgaacaaatgtaaaacaattcgttagtgaactgggccgcgctttgtgtttttgactcaaaaagaaccggttcataagagtcatttgttaatgaagtcAAATACATTGGGCGCCCTGCGTGCGCGTGCAACTATCgtgcacattttattgaaagacgtgttttttgccattattttgcgtTACGCTGTCATCGCTGCGGCTGAAAAGTAGCGcatgaaacactgcttacatttatattttattctgtaataattctggggtggcagGTGGGGTGTAGGCTATAACTTACTTATGTCTCTCTGTAGATTTGACCTtgatgtgtgtgagagagtttgAGTAGGCTAGGTTAGACTTGGTACAGTTGCTACAGGGGCACATTTGAAACACCTTAAATAACTTGCGAGCGCAACAAGTCTTATCTGTGAAATTTGCTTCGCACATGCGTATTAGACCCCACTTCAATCGTGGGAAATTTGTAAGGTCGGTTTTTCATTTCACCACGTCCCTTccacaatgattaaaaaaatactgaatggaaataaaaactgttgaattctcatttttaaaggtattttacatttgcaatAAATTATAGGGAACTTTATGGCATTACGGATGGGTGGCTCAACTGTACTCAAGTACTGAACAAAAACGTTTATTGTGTTTATGAGATAATTGTGGCAAATATGATCTACTTATGGATGttattaagtattaatattttagtagacAATTAAAGGAAATGTCATTTGAAAAATCACTTATTTTCAGTGCCTAGTTTTGGTGTGGTAacggaaaaaagaaaaaaagtgtaccAACTGTACctgaaaaatacttaaatacacagagaaTGGGCATGTAATgtcaaatatacttttttattttaaaattcagaataaacaataaaacagtgcAACATGCATCTCAAGTAGAAAGTAGGGTTTTATCATTTTCACACCTAACCCCCACACAATTCTACTTAAAATTCttcaatttattttgtatgtttattgATCTGATTTCTTTATAAGGACTGGTTTCCATGATACAACCTGtacaaacacatacaaacaaaccatgaactgttaatttgtgtttgcaggtgtgtttggtgaTACAGATGAAGCAAAGTCAGTGCTAAAGGGAAGTGCTGTCACTCTAGAGAACCAAGAACAATATGAAGTGATACAGtggtattttaataacattcaaATAGCTCAGTTTGATAAAGATGTTGGTGAGAGGTGTTTATATGATGGTGAGGGCGGGAtattcagagacagactaaaGGTGGACTAtgagactggatctctgaccatcacaaacatcacaagtGAACACGCTGGACATTATGAAGCAGTGATCATCAGACGTCAGGCATCAGGCAACCACTACAGTCTGCACACATCCACAAATTGTGTCGGcacaataataagaaaaaaacaagtcagGATTGCTGATTACACAAAAAAATTTGCTGTTAATGTCAATGGTGAGTCCTTCAATTTCATTTATcctcatatttttatattttttatttttcttttatagaaaaagtaaataaataagcaagtaaATACATTAACTTTAGGGACTGTTAGACAGGTGCGTGGGACTGGTTTAATCTTGTCCCCTGTATATTAATGTTGTAATCTGTTTCTGAATACATTTACGGCACAATACCAAACTTTCAAACGAAACCAAACTTGCCATTATAAGTTCAATAGTTTAAAACTCCATTTTATCCAGTCATATATAAACTGGCACTTCAGTCATTTTGTGGTTGATTTAGCATGATGCTATTGAAAAtattggtaacattttacaatacgggtacacaaatatgcattagtTCATGCTTATCTAATGCAGagataatcatgagttaatatgtaactcatgaagaactaaaccattcattaataattacttcatcagcaacaaatgaacattctatatgattcatagatgaAGTAAtctataaattgttattagttaattaATGTGGCATTAATGTgtcataatatattaattacctaataacttattttattagctaatagtgtaaattcatgtgttaattaccacagtgggTTATGGCAAGCCGTTCAGGAAATAATACATGTGTATTGTGTGAATATGGATTGGTTCACTTGCTGAATATATGGTTTAATGACAAACgcaattgtttataatacattggtATAATCAGACATATTTTAGTTTGGATACATCGGTCTGATCACATGGACATGGGTTTGCTCCTGTATACGTTGGTTTGTTCAAGTAAACATTGGGCTCCTCAAATATGCAATGATTTCCTCAAATATGTATTGGTCTGTATAGATTGGTTTCTTCAAGAATATATtggtttgtatatatattggtctattcaagtatatattggtttagataTATCGGTTTCCTCAACAATTCAGGGTGACCATGGCTCTGTCTGTGTCAGGTTTTATTGAGTTTTCTTTTAtggtttgtacatttttgtttaaaagattaaaagtaATTGGCAGAGAGATGTTAAAAAATTCACAGTAAACAAGAAAGCAAGattgaaacaattttttttttcttctttttttttttttactgtaaacatttgtgattgtgaatacagttttttacagtacgaaagaaaagaaatacactacaagtcaaaagtttttgaacagtaagatttttcttgttttttcaaataagtctcttctgctcacaaagcctgcatttatt encodes the following:
- the LOC127153748 gene encoding uncharacterized protein LOC127153748 isoform X3, whose translation is MIFGYFILTLCVLLVDGVFGDTDEAKSVLKGSAVTLENQEQYEVIQWYFNNIQIAQFDKDVGERCLYDGEGGIFRDRLKVDYETGSLTITNITSEHAGHYEAVIIRRQASGNHYSLHTSTNCVGTIIRKKQVRIADYTKKFAVNVNEEHDKGSEKLPATSLGLPSNAVAGISVAVVMVVAVAAGIIYHCCRNSRKSKHGD
- the LOC127153748 gene encoding uncharacterized protein LOC127153748 isoform X1, with amino-acid sequence MIFGYFILTLCVLLVDGVFGDTDEAKSVLKGSAVTLENQEQYEVIQWYFNNIQIAQFDKDVGERCLYDGEGGIFRDRLKVDYETGSLTITNITSEHAGHYEAVIIRRQASGNHYSLHTSTNCVGTIIRKKQVRIADYTKKFAVNVNEEHDKGSEKLPATSLGLPSNAVAGISVAVVMVVAVAAGIIYHCCRNSRKNMEINREEEVL
- the LOC127153748 gene encoding uncharacterized protein LOC127153748 isoform X2, which encodes MIFGYFILTLCVLLVDGVFGDTDEAKSVLKGSAVTLENQEQYEVIQWYFNNIQIAQFDKDVGERCLYDGEGGIFRDRLKVDYETGSLTITNITSEHAGHYEAVIIRRQASGNHYSLHTSTNCVGTIIRKKQVRIADYTKKFAVNVNEHDKGSEKLPATSLGLPSNAVAGISVAVVMVVAVAAGIIYHCCRNSRKNMEINREEEVL